One stretch of Candidatus Brocadiaceae bacterium DNA includes these proteins:
- a CDS encoding bifunctional riboflavin kinase/FAD synthetase, whose translation MKRICDINEFSSKNPYPVATLGVFDGVHLGHQKIIECVLQHTRKNKGESIIVTFDRNPKDFIEKRPPSFITSLDHRLALIEEMGVDYAIVLAFDRQRADMTAEAFIRNMLIERLGIKCIVLGFNCHFGKDRQGNIAFVRRLAHKYNYEVYECTPVLFENQAISSTAIRKSILEGNLRRAEKMLGRPVSVRGTVVGKSGRGRELGYPTANLDLHHEIRPPRGVYGTRVRFAKQEYLALTNIGLRPTFEQEPFVGKDEALEIEVHILDFCETIYGKDLDVEFLFKIRDEIPFETEEKLKLQIEKDKEILLKRIYVAPSCEK comes from the coding sequence TTGAAAAGGATATGCGATATAAATGAATTTTCCTCAAAAAATCCTTACCCAGTCGCTACACTTGGTGTATTTGATGGTGTTCACCTGGGGCATCAAAAGATCATTGAATGTGTGCTGCAGCATACCCGGAAGAACAAGGGTGAGTCTATAATCGTAACCTTTGACCGTAATCCGAAAGATTTTATAGAAAAACGGCCTCCTTCGTTCATTACTTCCTTAGACCATAGATTGGCGTTGATTGAAGAGATGGGTGTGGATTATGCCATAGTACTTGCATTTGATCGACAGCGTGCCGATATGACCGCAGAAGCCTTTATTCGAAACATGTTAATTGAACGTCTGGGGATAAAATGTATTGTTCTGGGTTTCAATTGCCATTTCGGAAAAGACCGGCAGGGAAACATAGCATTTGTTCGCAGACTGGCTCATAAATATAATTATGAAGTATATGAATGCACTCCGGTGCTTTTTGAAAACCAGGCAATCAGTAGCACTGCTATTCGGAAATCCATTCTGGAAGGAAATCTCAGGAGAGCTGAAAAAATGCTTGGCAGGCCAGTTTCTGTCAGAGGCACGGTGGTGGGCAAATCCGGTAGGGGAAGAGAACTGGGGTATCCGACGGCCAATCTTGATTTACATCATGAGATCAGACCGCCCAGAGGTGTCTATGGAACACGGGTGCGTTTTGCCAAACAGGAGTATTTAGCCCTTACAAATATTGGTCTTAGACCAACGTTCGAACAGGAACCCTTTGTCGGCAAAGATGAAGCATTGGAAATAGAAGTCCACATCCTTGATTTCTGTGAAACCATCTATGGAAAAGATCTTGACGTGGAATTTCTTTTCAAAATAAGAGATGAAATACCATTTGAGACTGAGGAGAAGTTGAAACTACAGATCGAGAAAGACAAAGAGATATTGCTGAAGAGGATATATGTTGCCCCGTCCTGTGAGAAATAA
- the murA gene encoding UDP-N-acetylglucosamine 1-carboxyvinyltransferase gives MDKIVISGGRRLEGCVRVNGAKNAALPIMAACILLHGPSRIKGIPNIVDIQTLSKILINLGGEINKPEDNTMEIIFRDGENADTYTAPYDLVRKMRASICVLGPLLSKRGKAKVSYPGGCVIGQRPIDLHIKGLKALGSDIITTEGYITASSKRLKGTRISLMGQHGTTVLGTCNTMTAAVLAEGKTVIEDAACEPEVQDLAHFLNKAGAKITGIGENTLEIEGVRELHGIDYEIIPDRIEAGTFMIAGAITKGDITLENIRADHLGAIIDKLRNIGVEITSSGNTIRVQGNDSYHAVDSVTLPYPGMPTDIQAQFMALLCTINGTSTVTEKIFPDRFMHSAELRRMGADIRVDGPCAIIKGAPFLSGTHVMVSDLRAGAGLVIAGLVARGETHIHRIYHLDRGYERLEERLSMLGAVIERVPD, from the coding sequence GTGGATAAGATTGTTATTTCCGGAGGGCGTCGTTTAGAAGGCTGTGTGCGGGTAAATGGAGCGAAAAATGCGGCATTACCCATTATGGCGGCCTGCATCCTTTTGCATGGTCCGTCACGGATAAAAGGTATACCGAATATTGTCGATATCCAAACATTATCAAAGATACTAATTAATCTTGGAGGGGAAATAAACAAGCCGGAAGATAATACCATGGAAATAATATTCCGGGATGGAGAAAACGCAGATACATACACGGCCCCGTATGATCTTGTGCGAAAAATGAGGGCATCAATATGCGTGTTGGGTCCTTTACTAAGCAAAAGGGGAAAGGCTAAGGTCTCCTATCCAGGAGGATGTGTCATCGGTCAAAGACCGATTGATTTGCACATAAAAGGTCTGAAGGCATTGGGTTCAGATATAATAACAACGGAAGGATATATAACCGCGTCATCAAAGCGGCTGAAAGGGACGAGGATTTCTTTGATGGGCCAGCATGGGACAACCGTGTTGGGAACATGTAACACTATGACAGCGGCAGTGCTTGCTGAAGGTAAAACAGTAATTGAAGATGCAGCGTGTGAACCGGAGGTGCAGGACCTTGCACATTTTTTAAATAAGGCGGGCGCAAAGATTACCGGGATCGGAGAAAACACATTGGAAATTGAAGGCGTGCGGGAATTGCATGGGATTGATTATGAAATTATTCCCGACCGTATCGAAGCAGGCACATTTATGATAGCCGGCGCTATTACCAAGGGTGACATAACCCTGGAAAATATAAGGGCGGATCATTTAGGCGCCATAATAGATAAGCTGAGAAATATCGGCGTGGAAATAACTTCTTCTGGCAATACGATAAGAGTTCAGGGAAATGATTCTTATCATGCGGTTGACTCTGTAACCTTGCCGTATCCCGGTATGCCCACCGATATACAAGCCCAATTTATGGCATTACTTTGCACGATAAACGGGACAAGTACGGTTACCGAAAAGATATTTCCCGATAGATTTATGCATTCTGCGGAATTAAGAAGAATGGGGGCAGATATTCGTGTGGATGGCCCTTGTGCCATTATTAAAGGGGCGCCGTTTTTATCAGGTACGCATGTTATGGTTTCAGATTTGCGCGCAGGGGCAGGGCTTGTTATTGCTGGGCTGGTGGCTAGAGGGGAGACGCATATTCATCGTATCTATCATCTTGATCGTGGTTATGAGCGTCTCGAAGAGCGTCTTTCCATGCTTGGGGCAGTTATTGAGCGCGTTCCGGATTAG
- the rpmE gene encoding 50S ribosomal protein L31: MKKDIHPDYMETVVTCGCGESFTTRSTKPKIAVEICSKCHPFYTGKQRFVDRAGQIERFKKRFKNTQQTSTSAAEE; this comes from the coding sequence ATGAAGAAAGATATACACCCGGATTACATGGAAACTGTTGTAACCTGTGGATGTGGAGAGAGTTTTACAACACGATCCACGAAGCCAAAAATTGCTGTTGAAATCTGTTCAAAATGTCATCCTTTTTATACGGGAAAACAAAGATTTGTGGACAGAGCGGGGCAGATTGAAAGGTTCAAGAAAAGATTTAAGAATACACAGCAGACAAGCACTTCTGCGGCAGAAGAATGA
- the prmC gene encoding peptide chain release factor N(5)-glutamine methyltransferase — protein MFQEDLNKNGWHFTFPSVFYDEEVRAFSSLEYISFPNNHTVKNLVRWADKTLQRYGVDSPRFDAELLLMHILRCRRTDLYLYPEKSLSKTMATRFKKAVQRRAWREPLQYITNHVEFMSLDFYVDERVLIPRPETELLVEAVIHKSQNFSMGREIIIVDIGVGSGNITIALAKALEASRIFAIDSSPDALAVAEINAQRQQVSEKITFLCGNIFQPLNGYEMKSKVDYILSNPPYIAEGEFDSLQKEVRDFEPYNALISGQDGTEMFKCIIADAGRWLKPEGFLMFEIGENQALQVTQMIENTKNFKNVEYIKDCQGIDRIIIAQMEIAGG, from the coding sequence ATGTTTCAAGAGGATTTAAATAAAAATGGATGGCATTTCACCTTTCCTTCAGTGTTTTACGATGAAGAAGTGAGAGCCTTTTCTTCACTCGAATACATATCTTTTCCCAATAATCATACCGTAAAGAACCTTGTTCGCTGGGCAGACAAAACATTACAGCGGTATGGCGTTGATTCTCCGCGCTTCGATGCAGAACTTCTTTTGATGCATATATTGCGTTGCAGACGTACGGACCTTTATCTCTATCCCGAAAAATCTTTGAGTAAAACTATGGCAACAAGATTCAAAAAAGCCGTTCAGCGTCGTGCCTGGAGAGAACCTCTTCAATATATTACCAATCATGTTGAATTTATGTCATTGGATTTTTATGTGGATGAACGTGTGTTAATCCCGCGACCCGAAACGGAATTACTCGTTGAAGCGGTAATTCATAAATCACAGAATTTCTCCATGGGACGCGAAATAATAATTGTGGATATCGGGGTTGGCAGTGGCAATATTACCATTGCCCTGGCAAAAGCCCTGGAAGCCTCCAGGATATTTGCAATCGATAGCTCTCCTGATGCCCTGGCTGTTGCAGAAATAAATGCGCAGAGACAGCAGGTGTCGGAAAAAATAACGTTTTTATGCGGTAACATTTTTCAACCACTCAACGGGTATGAAATGAAATCAAAAGTGGATTATATTCTATCAAATCCCCCCTATATAGCAGAAGGGGAATTCGACAGCTTACAAAAGGAGGTGAGGGACTTCGAACCCTATAATGCCCTTATCAGCGGTCAAGATGGAACGGAAATGTTTAAATGCATCATTGCTGACGCTGGCAGGTGGCTTAAGCCGGAAGGATTTCTTATGTTTGAAATTGGTGAAAACCAAGCACTGCAGGTGACACAAATGATTGAGAATACAAAAAATTTTAAAAATGTGGAATATATAAAAGACTGTCAGGGTATTGATCGTATTATCATTGCACAGATGGAGATTGCCGGTGGATAA
- the prfA gene encoding peptide chain release factor 1, with product MNKNLLKKLETMYERFNELEKLLSDPGVISDSNRYTAYMKEHGSLSKMANKYLQLTKTHTRRKETESLLTQGDLDAEMVEMVNDELGNLEREEIAMIDEIKELFVSEDKTSNKNVIAEIRAGTGGEEAAIFAADLFRMYTRFAENQGWKVELFDCSETDLGGFKEVTFSIEGKNVYQKLRFESGTHRVQRVPQTETSGRVHTSAATVAILPEIEEVEIDVNPNDILVETFRASGPGGQKVNKTDSAVRITHIPTGLVVKCLDEKSQHKNRAKAFRILRSRLYEFYEDQQISERDIARRSQIGTGDRSEKIRTYNYSQSRVTDHRINFSVYNLEEVMVGYLDEIIDALAKHYKEDQFKQLVASA from the coding sequence ATGAACAAAAACCTATTAAAAAAACTGGAAACAATGTACGAAAGGTTTAATGAGCTGGAGAAACTTCTATCGGATCCCGGGGTGATTTCAGATTCGAATCGGTATACGGCTTATATGAAGGAACATGGTAGTCTCTCAAAGATGGCAAACAAATATTTGCAACTCACAAAAACCCACACCAGGAGGAAGGAAACGGAAAGTCTCTTAACACAGGGAGACCTGGATGCTGAAATGGTTGAAATGGTAAATGATGAGTTGGGAAATTTGGAGCGGGAAGAGATCGCAATGATCGATGAGATCAAGGAATTATTTGTATCGGAAGATAAAACCTCAAACAAAAATGTAATAGCAGAAATTCGTGCGGGCACCGGAGGAGAAGAGGCTGCCATATTTGCGGCAGATCTCTTTCGTATGTATACCAGATTTGCGGAGAATCAGGGCTGGAAGGTGGAACTCTTTGATTGCAGCGAAACAGACCTGGGAGGTTTTAAGGAAGTAACCTTTTCCATTGAAGGGAAAAACGTATATCAGAAATTACGTTTTGAAAGCGGAACACATCGTGTTCAAAGAGTTCCCCAAACGGAAACGAGCGGGAGGGTTCATACTTCTGCCGCTACGGTGGCCATTCTTCCCGAAATTGAGGAGGTTGAAATCGATGTTAATCCAAACGACATTTTAGTGGAAACCTTTCGTGCTTCTGGCCCAGGGGGGCAAAAGGTTAACAAAACTGATTCTGCCGTCAGGATCACCCATATTCCTACAGGGTTAGTGGTGAAATGTCTCGATGAAAAATCTCAACACAAAAACCGGGCAAAGGCATTTCGTATATTGCGGAGCCGGTTATATGAATTTTACGAGGACCAGCAAATAAGTGAGAGAGATATTGCCCGCCGGAGCCAGATAGGGACCGGTGATCGCAGTGAAAAAATCCGTACCTACAACTATTCGCAAAGCCGTGTCACTGATCACCGGATAAATTTTTCCGTATACAATCTGGAAGAGGTTATGGTGGGATATCTGGATGAAATAATCGATGCTTTAGCGAAGCATTATAAGGAAGATCAATTTAAACAATTGGTTGCAAGCGCATAA
- a CDS encoding tetratricopeptide repeat protein, whose translation MENSFIREWKYFLRLFSKDYFAISGEMSYRPLVTISYFIDYAIWEMNPFGYHLTNVTLHVGNTALFYLFLHTCVRNKKICLLALLFFITHPVLLETVNAVGYREDLLAASFILVSLVYFLKSDKILEREDSQKKRLVFFYTISLVSYFCALFSKESAVIFTALLPLFVLFSDKKILPALVRRLKGIYIGYIGITLFYLIIRFVVLINPSLKAIYQPGGFWVNFFTMIKILASYIKLSFFPFRLNVDYVVPLANTPLEGSSIISILFLISVLVIFGLLCKSRHVFACWMAWFFITILPVMNIVPLANIMAERYLYLPVMGFCVAKGILIYRITDRTLSTRAMPLRRVVQLVLVIYMVGMYGVSIIRTNGDWRDEFTLWTKTASHSPKSNRAHCNLGIVYMENGFLERAQKEYQIALDINPEDAIVHRNLGSLFAKKGLEDQAFIEYGKAIQFADDDPKPHNNLGNIYFNRGQIDEAQLEYEKALKIKPDYSIAHNGLGTIYDRKGLHDKAVEEFKTALYYDDAYLPARINLGVNYAKRGLLDEAIVEFKKVVETDEKQIQGHFNLALAYEKSGKQREAVREFTLVVQLDPNNFNAHYALGTLYQKMQMIDNAIDAYQKVLMLNPRFTQGYKSLAVLYLYGKKDSEKARYYLEKLFQIDPSQSQKEEVGKIVEQLQSARN comes from the coding sequence GTGGAAAACAGTTTTATCAGGGAATGGAAATATTTCCTGAGACTATTTTCAAAAGATTATTTTGCCATATCCGGGGAAATGAGCTATCGTCCCCTTGTTACCATTTCCTATTTTATTGATTATGCCATTTGGGAGATGAATCCCTTTGGTTATCATCTGACTAACGTGACCCTGCATGTGGGTAATACGGCTCTCTTTTACCTTTTTTTACATACTTGTGTTCGAAACAAGAAGATCTGTTTGCTGGCGCTATTGTTTTTTATTACACACCCCGTCCTTCTGGAAACGGTAAATGCTGTCGGGTACAGGGAAGATCTCCTTGCGGCCAGTTTTATCCTTGTTTCGCTTGTTTATTTTTTAAAATCGGATAAGATCCTTGAGCGTGAAGACTCTCAAAAAAAACGCCTTGTCTTTTTTTATACGATTTCTCTTGTGTCTTATTTTTGCGCGCTCTTTTCAAAAGAAAGCGCTGTGATCTTTACAGCGCTTTTGCCCTTGTTTGTTCTGTTTTCAGATAAAAAAATTCTGCCTGCCCTTGTGAGGAGATTGAAAGGGATTTATATTGGATATATCGGTATTACCCTTTTTTACCTCATCATTCGATTTGTTGTCCTGATAAATCCTTCATTAAAAGCAATTTATCAGCCAGGAGGTTTTTGGGTCAATTTTTTTACCATGATCAAGATACTGGCGTCCTATATCAAATTGTCCTTCTTTCCTTTTCGACTTAATGTTGATTATGTGGTGCCGCTGGCAAATACTCCGCTGGAAGGCTCAAGTATAATTTCCATACTATTCCTCATCTCTGTTCTGGTTATTTTTGGTCTCTTATGCAAATCAAGACATGTGTTTGCCTGTTGGATGGCTTGGTTTTTCATCACGATACTGCCGGTTATGAACATTGTTCCACTTGCCAACATCATGGCGGAAAGATATCTTTATTTACCCGTTATGGGTTTTTGTGTGGCAAAAGGTATCCTTATCTATCGGATCACTGATCGTACGTTGTCTACACGTGCAATGCCTTTGCGAAGGGTGGTGCAGCTGGTGTTGGTAATTTATATGGTGGGAATGTATGGAGTATCTATCATCAGGACCAACGGGGATTGGAGGGACGAATTTACCCTTTGGACAAAAACAGCAAGCCATTCCCCAAAAAGCAATCGCGCGCATTGTAACTTGGGAATTGTGTACATGGAAAACGGATTTTTAGAAAGGGCGCAAAAGGAATATCAGATAGCGTTGGATATCAACCCGGAAGACGCCATTGTTCACCGTAATCTGGGTTCTCTATTTGCTAAAAAGGGCCTCGAAGACCAGGCATTTATTGAATATGGAAAAGCCATTCAGTTTGCTGATGACGATCCAAAACCCCATAATAATTTGGGGAATATCTATTTTAATCGTGGCCAGATTGATGAGGCGCAATTAGAATATGAGAAGGCCCTGAAGATAAAACCGGATTATTCTATAGCCCATAACGGGCTCGGCACTATTTATGACAGGAAAGGATTGCACGATAAGGCAGTGGAGGAATTTAAAACAGCTCTTTATTATGATGATGCATATCTGCCTGCAAGAATTAATCTGGGGGTGAACTATGCAAAAAGGGGTCTTCTGGATGAAGCTATTGTTGAATTCAAAAAAGTTGTCGAAACGGACGAGAAGCAGATTCAAGGCCATTTTAATTTAGCTTTGGCATATGAAAAGTCGGGAAAACAAAGAGAAGCCGTTCGTGAATTTACCCTAGTCGTTCAGCTTGATCCGAATAACTTCAATGCCCACTATGCCCTCGGGACCCTCTATCAGAAGATGCAAATGATAGACAATGCGATTGATGCGTATCAGAAGGTTCTCATGCTGAATCCCCGTTTTACGCAGGGTTACAAATCTCTCGCTGTTTTATATCTCTATGGTAAGAAAGATAGCGAAAAGGCCCGGTATTATTTGGAGAAATTATTTCAGATAGATCCCTCTCAATCGCAAAAAGAGGAGGTTGGGAAGATTGTAGAACAACTGCAATCAGCACGGAACTAA
- a CDS encoding thioesterase domain-containing protein: MDASPNTTQLLDISPLESISYEIDKRMEEKKTLLRKILYDNIPLAKEMGLQISSYDEKSLSLCAPINRNTNHKGIAFGGSLYSLAVLAGLGLLFLKLKGENLTGNIVICKGFISYHFPVKDDLQATCHMPDATELDIFIRRYRRRGKSRVRLCSHIYSQSKVAVSFAGIYAVHSQKTQTYHSKSTSNPGWMNTYPEQKDIHD, from the coding sequence ATGGACGCATCTCCCAATACGACTCAGCTTCTGGATATATCACCTCTCGAATCTATCAGTTACGAAATCGACAAACGCATGGAAGAAAAAAAAACTCTGTTAAGAAAAATATTGTATGACAATATCCCCCTTGCAAAAGAAATGGGACTTCAAATCTCCAGCTATGATGAAAAGTCGTTGTCATTGTGTGCCCCTATAAATCGCAATACGAATCATAAAGGCATTGCCTTTGGTGGCAGTCTTTATTCTCTTGCGGTATTAGCAGGATTAGGTCTTCTGTTTCTCAAGCTCAAGGGAGAAAATCTAACAGGAAACATCGTAATCTGCAAAGGCTTTATTTCATATCACTTTCCTGTCAAAGATGATTTGCAAGCCACATGCCACATGCCAGATGCAACAGAACTGGACATATTTATAAGAAGATATCGCAGACGAGGAAAATCCAGAGTACGTTTATGTTCTCACATTTATTCTCAATCAAAAGTAGCTGTTTCATTTGCTGGAATCTATGCTGTTCATTCCCAGAAAACGCAAACTTACCACTCCAAGAGTACGTCCAATCCCGGCTGGATGAATACTTATCCGGAGCAAAAGGACATTCATGATTAG
- the tatC gene encoding twin-arginine translocase subunit TatC, protein MGKTETEDRDDEIESIRMSLGSHLEELRRRVFYSIIGIIACFIFCWIVKLQLLEIVKRPHGIAMDKLGLSTELQVLSYQEGFYSYMKLCFVTSVFLTYPFIIYQIWRFVSVGLYQKEKKYLLSFFPVSYVAFVIGGLFGYFLLIPYGLQFLISILGPEIQPIITMQQYVSFVFLLTVALGLVFQLPLIMLLLSKIGFITPEKFKAWRKYSILIMFIISAIITPPDPFTQTMTAAPMILLYEIGILVARPTRKGFLTMGTIVGGGLIAFASAYFYFTHKRWEMNLLNTNSGIQFTYPENNEWKKVSKNANFRNGVTLKTVEEKKAALHTETGLSIGMDTDTELYFIDPWNIELKTGQVFFSVNESKAPVEVSTPNGKIRMKEGAFNIQKRAYDTVVTAVKGEATLFVEGEEKRLLEGRQQKLSVGGEPVDVDEIILWSEGIQD, encoded by the coding sequence GTGGGAAAAACAGAGACAGAAGATCGGGATGATGAAATAGAAAGTATCAGGATGTCTTTGGGTTCACATCTGGAAGAATTGCGAAGAAGAGTTTTTTATTCCATTATCGGTATCATTGCGTGCTTCATATTCTGCTGGATAGTCAAACTTCAACTCCTGGAAATTGTCAAAAGACCCCATGGCATTGCCATGGACAAGCTTGGCCTTTCGACTGAGTTGCAGGTGCTCAGCTATCAGGAGGGTTTCTATTCCTATATGAAGCTGTGCTTTGTTACCTCTGTATTTCTTACCTACCCGTTTATCATTTACCAAATCTGGAGATTTGTAAGCGTCGGGCTATATCAAAAAGAGAAAAAATATTTGCTTTCATTTTTTCCCGTTTCCTACGTAGCATTTGTAATCGGGGGTCTTTTCGGATATTTCTTGCTCATACCGTATGGCCTGCAATTTCTGATCAGTATCCTTGGCCCAGAAATCCAGCCCATTATTACCATGCAACAATATGTCTCCTTTGTCTTTTTGTTGACGGTGGCATTGGGACTGGTATTTCAGCTCCCACTGATTATGTTGCTTCTGTCAAAAATAGGTTTTATCACCCCCGAAAAATTCAAGGCATGGAGAAAATACTCGATCCTCATTATGTTTATTATTAGTGCGATAATTACCCCTCCGGATCCTTTTACACAAACGATGACTGCCGCTCCCATGATCCTCCTCTATGAAATAGGAATACTTGTGGCAAGACCCACCAGAAAAGGATTTCTCACCATGGGAACAATTGTGGGAGGAGGGCTCATCGCTTTTGCTTCAGCCTATTTTTATTTTACTCACAAGAGATGGGAAATGAATCTGCTGAATACCAATTCCGGTATTCAATTTACCTATCCGGAAAACAACGAATGGAAAAAGGTGTCAAAAAATGCCAATTTCAGAAACGGCGTTACCCTAAAAACCGTTGAAGAAAAAAAAGCTGCCCTTCATACAGAAACAGGACTGAGCATAGGCATGGACACCGATACAGAGTTGTATTTTATTGATCCGTGGAATATTGAACTTAAAACCGGACAGGTTTTTTTCTCCGTAAATGAATCAAAGGCGCCCGTGGAAGTATCTACCCCGAATGGAAAAATTCGAATGAAAGAAGGGGCTTTTAACATCCAAAAAAGAGCGTATGACACTGTCGTAACAGCAGTGAAAGGAGAAGCAACTCTTTTCGTTGAAGGGGAAGAAAAAAGGTTATTGGAAGGACGGCAACAGAAACTATCTGTCGGAGGAGAACCTGTAGATGTTGACGAAATCATTCTTTGGTCCGAAGGCATACAAGACTGA
- a CDS encoding conserved phage C-terminal domain-containing protein: MSKLLIDDYPLMILPNLAVKIGLNEAVVLQQLHYWLERSNNRRDGRTWVYNSYREWHEQFPFWSVDTVKRTINKLEKQGYVVSSDSFNTYKMDKTKWYTIDYEMLSALVPIEPETGANCTNLDSRKHQAIPETNITETTNTENTKKEKEKEKNSEAHLLTELDLPASSEAGPHPSFVFSQSSSNAKPQKKKRTKTTYTGNEAKQYESEAREILEYCNKQWGTKYEAKQTSLMHIIPRLREGHSVDDFKAVIDKRQSSGLTTIKCAAICGQPRCSATTTLQSTLKNKR; encoded by the coding sequence ATGAGTAAGTTATTGATAGATGATTACCCGCTGATGATACTGCCCAACCTTGCGGTTAAGATCGGGCTGAACGAAGCTGTCGTGTTGCAACAGCTCCACTACTGGCTTGAGCGTTCAAACAATAGAAGAGATGGGCGCACTTGGGTGTACAATTCTTACCGTGAATGGCACGAACAATTCCCTTTCTGGAGCGTGGACACCGTCAAAAGAACAATCAACAAACTGGAGAAACAGGGTTATGTCGTTTCGAGTGACAGCTTCAACACCTACAAAATGGACAAAACAAAGTGGTATACCATCGATTATGAAATGCTATCCGCATTGGTGCCGATTGAACCAGAGACAGGGGCAAATTGCACCAATCTGGATAGCAGGAAGCACCAAGCAATACCAGAGACTAACATTACAGAGACTACAAATACAGAGAATACAAAAAAAGAAAAAGAAAAAGAAAAAAACAGTGAGGCCCACCTCCTGACGGAGTTGGACCTTCCAGCTTCTAGCGAAGCTGGGCCCCACCCCTCTTTTGTTTTTAGTCAGAGCAGTTCAAACGCTAAACCACAAAAAAAGAAGAGGACTAAAACCACATACACAGGTAATGAGGCAAAGCAGTATGAATCCGAGGCGCGGGAGATCCTTGAGTATTGCAATAAGCAATGGGGAACGAAATACGAGGCAAAGCAAACGTCTCTCATGCATATTATTCCCAGGTTGAGAGAAGGGCACTCAGTTGACGACTTTAAGGCGGTCATTGATAAAAGACAAAGCAGTGGATTGACGACGATAAAATGTGCGGCTATTTGCGGCCAGCCACGCTGTTCTGCTACAACAACTTTGCAAAGTACCTTGAAGAACAAGAGGTAA